One window from the genome of Lutra lutra chromosome X, mLutLut1.2, whole genome shotgun sequence encodes:
- the LOC125091333 gene encoding 6-pyruvoyl tetrahydrobiopterin synthase-like: MSMAGAGEGGHPRARVSRLVSFSATHRLHSKSLSNEENLKLFRKCNNPNGHGHNYKVVVTVHGEIDPVTGMVMNLTDLKEYMEEAIMKPLDHKNLDLDVPYFADVVSTTENVAIYIWENLQKFLPLGVLYKVKVYETDNNIVVYKGE; encoded by the coding sequence ATGAGCATGGCGGGTGCCGGCGAGGGCGGGCACCCCCGGGCGCGAGTGTCCCGCCTCGTCTCCTTCAGCGCGACCCACCGACTCCACAGCAAATCTCTGAGTAATGAAGAAAATTTGAAGCTGTTTAGGAAATGCAACAATCCAAATGGCCACGGGCACAATTATAAAGTTGTGGTGACAGTGCATGGAGAGATTGATCCTGTTACAGGAATGGTTATGAATTTGACTGACCTCAAAGAGTATATGGAGGAGGCAATTATGAAGCCCCTCGATCATAAGAATCTGGATCTGGATGTGCCATACTTCGCAGATGTTGTAAGCACGACAGAAAATGTGGCTATATATATCTGGGAAAACCTCCAGAAATTTCTTCCTCTGGGAGTTCTTTATAAAGTAAAAGTGTATGAAACTGACAATAATATCGTTGTCTATAAAGGAGAATAG